A section of the Oryza sativa Japonica Group chromosome 1, ASM3414082v1 genome encodes:
- the LOC4327688 gene encoding uncharacterized protein, with translation MSLTGHGGGGGEGTAPALELLDEYWFFSNTLGKNGRHGGGGGGGGRPPMLPRSPSTVSGGGGRPGKGVEAVGTSRLFASAGRRLLRTPSLPSPRVGMEIAKEDEEVVEEAPAAAGGGGDQEADAEDDDLNWSSIYEGVLRTRIAEEGVRSALRRAPSMPVTSSATGRDDDARREDTAAAATGSTTPGMSRLRHAHSTLERHCRSHTPTTKADRTPRTSGGGDGGHRRQPPRRELRSFSANQQPLVRHQSLFHDKKWKSSSDLESIEVQGFRDLGFVFDQEELRESLADVLPGLRGKPTPTGSGSASDNDDANTATTATGSDAVAAVRRPYLSEAWYHVRRPAPRSPAAAAMRLQQADARSAAEMKDQLRMWAQAVACNVRQEC, from the exons ATGAGCTTGACggggcatggcggcggcggcggcgaggggacggcgcCGGCGTTGGAGCTGCTGGATGAGTACTGGTTCTTTAGCAACACGCTGGGGAAGAACGggaggcatggcggcggcggcggcggcgggggtagGCCGCCGATGCTGCCCAGGTCGCCGTCGACggtgagtggtggtggtgggcggccGGGGAAAGGTGTGGAGGCGGTGGGGACGTCGAGGCTGTTCGCGTCCGCGGGGCGGAGGCTCCTCCGGACGCCGTcgctcccgtcgccgcgcgtcgggatggagatcgccaaggaggacgaggaggtcgtcgaggaggccccggcggcggcgggcggtggtggcgatcaGGAAGCCGacgcggaggacgacgacctgAACTGGAGCTCGATATACGAGGGCGTGCTCCGCACCAGGATCGCCGAGGAAGGTGTCAGGTCGGCGCTGCGGCGCGCGCCGTCGATGCCCGTCACGTCGTCCGCGACGgggcgcgacgacgacgcccgccGCGAGgatacggcggcggccgccaccggGTCCACGACGCCGGGCATGTCCAGGCTCAGGCACGCCCACAGCACGCTGGAGAGACACTGCCGCTCGCACACGCCCACCACCAAG GCTGACCGGACGCCGAGaacgtcgggcggcggcgacggcggccatcGGAGGCAGCCACCGCGGCGAGAGCTGCGGTCGTTCAGCGCGAACCAGCAGCCGCTCGTCCGGCACCAGAGCCTGTTCCACGACAAGAAGTGGAAGAGCTCGAGCGACCTGGAGTCGATCGAGGTGCAGGGGTTCAGGGACCTGGGCTTCGTGTTCGACCAGGAGGAGCTCCGCGAGAGCCTCGCCGACGTCCTCCCTGGCCTCCGCGGCAAGCCCACCCccaccggctccggctccgccagCGACAACGACGACGCAAACACAGCCACAACCGCCACCGGcagcgacgccgtcgccgccgtgcggcgGCCGTACCTGTCGGAGGCATGGTACCacgtgcggcggccggcgccccgatcaccggcggcggcggcgatgaggctGCAGCAGGCGGacgcgaggtcggcggcggagatgaaGGACCAGCTTCGGATGTGGGCGCAGGCCGTGGCGTGCAACGTCCGACAAGAGTGTTAA
- the LOC4327689 gene encoding uncharacterized protein — MLLDEPLDFEKEDPLLPKARPAKRKKVIGLDDLLEDFFASGKDDLKAYGIESKHGSKGYNSDDEDKKVKEKEIKFRKFVEEYEEQSKELDAGDDVPQWGQRVFGCQKSPSVLTVTGVENCQLLKSFCANEHLGFDLNIEQGEGFLEGLLVDGWLLKLVLLHGSVEDSIASWALTKLLYSCNKKFRVAASDFWDSVLSLNEADKLSVDIGHFPSYSVLKSAILNYGYIFDNCTEVSTSESVIADDGPPQNIIEWLKITSACCKIRNVHSIFSSSEAEELLVIVISLFLDRQLEGLLLILGDCLSSLILYFNSSEWESSCLIVAQSISQRVTMDLNCLRIVDCITGTDYRSKFLRSQLALQFLKVSFGLKVANVEKILKSVMSINVKDKDCNFFSLYVYLVLMDNLLFSSDAFRDKHAIINSWRNYLRNCSTQIGCTDWRLYASKVRNKASYLLQGAVLRRSAGGASLPVQ; from the exons ATGCTGCTGGACGAGCCCCTCGACTTCGAGAAGGAGGATCCGCTCCTCCCTAAGGCGCGCCCCGCCAAGAG GAAGAAGGTTATTGGGTTGGACGATCTTTTAGAGGATTTCTTTGCAAGTGGTAAGGATGACCTTAAAGCTTATGGTATTGAGTCCAAGCATGGATCCAAAGGATATAATTCAGATGATGAAGACAAGAAAGTGAAGGAGAAGGAGATTAAGTTTCGCAAATTTGTTGAGGAGTATGAGGAGCAG TCGAAAGAGTTGGATGCTGGTGATGATGTGCCCCAATGGGGTCAGAGAGTTTTTGGTTGCCAG AAATCCCCTTCTGTTCTTACTGTCACAGGAGTTGAAAATTGTCAACTTCTGAAATCATTCTGTGCAAATGAGCATTTAGGTTTTGATCTAAACATTGAACAAG GAGAAGGGTTTCTAGAAGGCTTGTTGGTGGATGGATGGCTTTTGAAGTTGGTCCTCTTGCATGGCTCTGTTGAAGATTCTATAGCATCTTGGGCACTAACCAAAT TGTTGTACTCGTGTAATAAGAAGTTTCGAGTTGCTGCATCTGACTTTTGGGACAGTGTTCTTTCCCTAAATGAG GCTGACAAACTCTCAGTTGACATTGGACACTTTCCAAGCTACTCTGTTCTAAAGAGTGCCATACTCAACTATGGATATATATTTGATAATTGCACTGAAGTTTCCACCTCTGAAAGTGTGATTGCAG ATGATGGCCCACCTCAAAACATCATTGAATGGTTAAAAATTACATCTGCTTGCTGCAAAATCAG AAATGTGCATTCCATATTCTCATCTTCCGAGGCAGAAGAACTCCTTGTTATTGTTATTTCCTTATTTTTGGACCGACAACTTGAGGGCCTGCTGCTTATTTTGGGAGACTGTCTGAGTTCACTTATCTTGTACTTCAATTCAAGTGAATGGGAAAGTAGCTGTCTAATAGTGGCTCAGTCCATTTCCCAGAG AGTCACAATGGACCTGAATTGTTTAAGGATTGTTGACTGTATCACTGGGACTGATTACCGTAGCAAATTCTTAAGGAGCCAGCTGGCCCTACAATTCCTCAAAGTTAGCTTTGGCCTTAAG GTGGCAAATGTTGAGAAGATCTTGAAGTCAGTCATGTCCATAAATGTGAAGGATAAAGATTGCAACTTTTTCAGTCTGTACGTATACCTAGTTTTGATGGATAACTTACTCTTCTCAAGTGATGCCTTTAGAGATAAGCATGCGATCATTAATTCTTGGCGTAATTATCTGCGGAATTGTTCAACCCAAATAGGATGCACAGACTGGAGATTATATGCCTCAAAG GTTCGGAACAAGGCTTCTTATCTTCTGCAAGGTGCGGTCTTGAGAAGATCTGCTGGCGGTGCTAGCTTACCCGTTCAGTAA
- the LOC4327691 gene encoding monothiol glutaredoxin-S3, translated as MQGARSAAAMAAAAADEEREVRRAVEEKPVVVVGRRGCCMAHVARRLLLGQGANPAVLEVGDDADPAALVDAALQARRRKDGGDKAAAGDGGGGAAVAFPAVFIGGRLVGGLDRLMAMHMAGELVPVLKQAGALWL; from the coding sequence ATGCAAGGAgcaaggtcggcggcggcgatggcggcggcggcggccgacgaggagAGGGAGGTGCGGAGGGCGGTGGAGGAGAAGCCGGTTGTGGTGGTGGGGCGGCGCGGGTGCTGCATGGCGCACGTCGCGCGGCGCCTGCTGCTGGGGCAGGGCGCGAACCCGGCGGTGCTCGAggtcggcgacgacgccgacccGGCGGCGCTCGTCGACGCCGCGCTGCAGGCCCGCCggcgcaaggacggcggcgacaaggctgcggcgggcgacggaggcggcggagcggcggtggcattCCCGGCGGTGTTCATCGGCGGGAGGCTGGTGGGCGGGCTCGATCGGCTCATGGCCATGCACATGGCCGGCGAGCTCGTGCCGGTCTTGAAGCAGGCAGGAGCCCTGTGGCTCTGA